The proteins below come from a single Tissierella sp. MB52-C2 genomic window:
- a CDS encoding protein-glutamate O-methyltransferase CheR encodes MAKYEAFKKDVNRLVNIDLNYYKEKQMKRRISSLLTRNNFRDFDDYFIGLKENKVLLEQFINYLTINVSEFYRNPSQWVVLQNDIIPSLMDKNKGGLKIWSSACSTGEEPYSLVMMLSNFFPLRDIKVLATDIDEEAMNKAKLGLYNEKSLANLPNGFKEKYFTKIEGSYKISDEIKKCVEYKKMDLLKDRFPSNIDLITCRNVMIYFTEEAKELLYSKFYNSLNEKGILFVGSTEQIIMPEKHKLKTAKTFFYEKIV; translated from the coding sequence ATGGCTAAATATGAAGCGTTTAAAAAAGATGTAAATAGATTGGTTAATATCGATCTAAATTATTATAAAGAAAAACAGATGAAAAGAAGAATATCATCCCTTTTAACTAGAAATAATTTTAGAGATTTTGATGATTACTTTATTGGATTAAAAGAGAACAAAGTTCTTTTAGAACAATTTATCAATTATTTAACCATAAATGTATCTGAGTTTTATCGTAATCCTTCTCAATGGGTAGTTCTACAAAATGATATTATTCCTTCTTTAATGGATAAAAATAAAGGAGGATTAAAGATTTGGAGTTCTGCCTGCTCTACAGGAGAAGAACCTTACTCCCTAGTGATGATGTTGTCTAATTTTTTTCCTTTAAGAGATATTAAAGTATTAGCAACAGATATTGATGAAGAAGCTATGAATAAGGCTAAACTAGGACTTTATAATGAAAAATCATTGGCTAACCTACCTAATGGATTTAAGGAAAAATATTTTACTAAAATTGAAGGATCATATAAAATCTCAGATGAAATAAAAAAATGTGTAGAATATAAGAAAATGGATTTACTTAAAGACAGGTTTCCCTCAAATATTGATTTAATAACCTGTAGAAATGTGATGATTTATTTTACTGAGGAAGCAAAAGAACTTCTATATTCAAAGTTTTATAATTCGCTAAATGAAAAAGGAATATTATTTGTAGGAAGTACTGAGCAGATAATTATGCCTGAAAAACATAAGCTAAAAACAGCTAAAACTTTTTTTTATGAAAAGATAGTTTAG